From a region of the Hypanus sabinus isolate sHypSab1 chromosome 2, sHypSab1.hap1, whole genome shotgun sequence genome:
- the prlh2r gene encoding prolactin releasing hormone 2 receptor — MTLNESGDWAVALNGSTCKATTSPTFSGVCLLLDLKPFFILLYAVLVLVACGGNLLLLAHIATTKKLHTTTNFLIGNLAASDLVMCVFCVPMTASYAFESRGWLFGIFMCYFIKLMQSTTVFVSVLSLTAIAVDRYVVVVYPIHRRIRPRSCAYIIILIWMLSMGISMPTPLHTQYMNVNQLGYNMVICEEIWYELEKQSLLYSCTIFLLFYMLPLCAVSISYCAISCHLKKRKIPGAALCSQEKWSRKKRRTFCMLLISVLSFALCWMPLQTVNLIWDINRDLIDKTYLGVIQVSCHLLAMSSTCYNPFIYASLHNKFRLHLSNLLSRSKKQGSSTMSSQVSRLNTCTSADVPTFINGNLKRKFPLQ, encoded by the coding sequence ATGACCTTAAATGAATCCGGTGACTGGGCTGTGGCCCTGAATGGTTCAACGTGCAAAGCGACCACGTCCCCCACATTCTCGGGCGTTTGCCTGCTCTTGGATTTGAAGCCCTTTTTCATCCTGCTGTACGCGGTGCTGGTGCTCGTGGCTTGCGGCGGCAACCTCCTCCTCCTGGCTCACATCGCCACCACCAAGAAGCTCCACACCACTACAAATTTCCTCATCGGCAACCTGGCCGCCTCCGACCTGGTGATGTGTGTCTTCTGCGTTCCGATGACGGCTTCCTATGCCTTCGAGAGCAGGGGCTGGCTCTTTGGGATCTTCATGTGCTACTTTATAAAGCTGATGCAGTCCACCACCGTCTTTGTATCTGTCTTATCCCTCACTGCCATTGCTGTGGATAGATATGTGGTGGTGGTATATCCCATCCACCGCCGAATTAGACCACGCTCTTGTGCCTACATCATCATATTAATTTGGATGCTCTCTATGGGGATCTCGATGCCAACTCCCCTGCACACCCAGTACATGAACGTAAACCAGCTGGGATACAACATGGTCATctgtgaggagatttggtacgagCTGGAGAAGCAAAGTCTGTTGTACTCCTGCACCATCTTCCTGTTGTTCTACATGCTCCCACTCTGTGCTGTCTCCATCTCCTACTGTGCCATCTCGTGCCACCTGAAGAAGAGAAAGATTCCGGGTGCTGCCTTGTGCAGCCAGGAGAAGTGGTCAAGGAAGAAAAGGAGGACCTTCTGCATGCTCCTCATTTCCGTCCTCTCCTTTGCCCTCTGCTGGATGCCTCTGCAGACAGTGAACCTGATATGGGACATCAACCGGGACCTCATAGACAAGACCTACTTGGGAGTGATCCAGGTATCGTGCCACTTACTCGCCATGAGTTCTACCTGTTACAACCCCTTCATCTATGCGTCACTCCACAACAAGTTCCGGCTGCACCTGAGCAACCTGCTGAGCCGTAGTAAGAAGCAGGGCAGTAGTACCATGTCCAGCCAAGTGTCCCGCTTGAACACCTGCACCTCGGCAGATGTGCCCACCTTCATCAACGGCAACCTGAAGAGGAAGTTCCCTCTGCAATAG